In Synechococcus sp. A18-25c, a single window of DNA contains:
- a CDS encoding BMC domain-containing protein, whose translation MANETMGIALGMIETRGLVPAIEAADAMTKAAEVRLIGREFVGGGYVTVLVRGETGAVNAAVRAGADACERVGDGLVAAHIIARPHREVEPALGNGNFLGQKD comes from the coding sequence ATGGCTAACGAAACCATGGGCATCGCTCTCGGCATGATCGAGACACGCGGCCTCGTCCCCGCGATCGAAGCAGCTGACGCCATGACCAAGGCTGCCGAAGTGCGCCTGATTGGTCGTGAGTTCGTCGGCGGCGGTTACGTCACCGTTCTGGTTCGCGGCGAGACCGGTGCAGTGAACGCAGCTGTGCGTGCTGGCGCCGATGCCTGTGAGCGCGTGGGCGACGGCCTCGTTGCTGCACACATCATCGCCCGCCCCCACCGCGAAGTGGAGCCTGCACTGGGCAACGGCAACTTCCTTGGTCAGAAGGACTGA
- a CDS encoding carboxysome peptide B, translated as MEIMQVMGTLVCTYRVAGLDHMHLRILQNNKGKKLVAVDPVGAREGNWVFTASGSAARHACPDNTVLTDLTIGGIIDHWMPDG; from the coding sequence ATGGAGATCATGCAGGTGATGGGAACGCTGGTCTGCACTTATCGGGTGGCCGGACTCGATCACATGCACCTGCGCATTCTCCAAAACAACAAAGGCAAAAAGCTTGTGGCTGTGGATCCCGTCGGTGCCCGTGAGGGCAACTGGGTGTTCACCGCTAGCGGTTCAGCCGCACGTCATGCCTGTCCCGATAACACCGTGCTCACTGATCTCACGATCGGCGGGATCATCGATCATTGGATGCCGGATGGATAA
- a CDS encoding carboxysome shell carbonic anhydrase yields the protein MVRSKPSRGGRALAPTAPTRRQLQSMVTPAADPDQGSAGESLTSSSESTTRLSALQRRQALTVSGKAARLSSGSASAGRLRSKADQRRPVVHQQPGWVRRGETKSRPAVNLSRTTLPWSQDLHPLTDQQSNQRLQAYELEVKGRFDRIVPLLKQVSALQHEPDFLTQAQRLARAELGFDLPDHILELSWVRPLDMRALFAWCVFQSHQLFSERFFQDDPLQGASGSAASNAFNAFLLECGFHLLDVTPCADGRLAHTIVYALRIPFSAVRRRSHAGAMFDIENTVNRWVKTEHRRYREQHPNEAHAPTRYLKVVTYHFSSLDPTHQGCAAHGSDDALAASSGLRRLHDFREAVENSFCCGASVDLLLIGLDTDTDAIRVHVPDAEGEIRLDQWLCASALYESTAPLTRQQALEAVEAAVRTHASSSPDDGMVAFITRMLINNISQQDYVRSLHRGPYPDAGHAERFIGVGIGFKEVHLRNLTYFAHLDTVEQGAPDLDVGVKIFKGLNVSRDLPIPVVVRFDYSGRVPGARERAIADCQRIQQAINERYASLVKDGLLHTLLTIRDRDQPLPAVAVGSTLDPVQQEAH from the coding sequence ATGGTTCGCTCCAAGCCTTCCCGTGGCGGGCGAGCTCTTGCCCCCACAGCCCCAACGAGGCGTCAGCTTCAATCCATGGTGACGCCAGCCGCGGACCCCGATCAGGGATCTGCGGGGGAGTCCTTGACTTCCTCGAGTGAATCCACCACGCGTCTGTCCGCTCTGCAACGCAGGCAGGCTCTGACGGTCTCGGGCAAAGCTGCACGGCTTTCCAGTGGATCAGCGTCAGCTGGTCGTTTGCGCTCCAAGGCCGACCAACGTCGTCCAGTTGTGCATCAGCAACCTGGCTGGGTCAGACGTGGTGAGACCAAATCGCGTCCAGCGGTCAATCTCAGCCGAACGACTTTGCCCTGGTCGCAAGATCTTCACCCTCTGACGGACCAACAATCCAATCAGAGGCTTCAGGCCTATGAACTTGAGGTCAAAGGTCGTTTCGATCGCATCGTTCCGCTGCTGAAGCAGGTCTCTGCTCTTCAGCATGAGCCAGATTTTCTGACCCAGGCTCAGCGGCTTGCGCGGGCTGAGCTTGGTTTTGATCTGCCGGATCACATCCTTGAACTGTCCTGGGTTCGCCCCCTCGACATGCGAGCACTCTTCGCATGGTGCGTGTTTCAGTCGCATCAGCTCTTCAGTGAGCGTTTTTTCCAGGATGATCCTCTACAAGGGGCTTCAGGCAGCGCTGCGTCCAATGCCTTCAATGCGTTCCTATTGGAGTGTGGCTTTCATCTTCTGGATGTGACCCCCTGCGCCGATGGTCGCCTCGCCCACACCATTGTTTACGCCCTGCGCATTCCTTTCAGTGCGGTTCGGCGCCGGTCCCATGCCGGTGCGATGTTCGACATCGAGAACACCGTCAACCGCTGGGTCAAGACCGAACATCGTCGGTATCGCGAGCAGCATCCCAATGAAGCTCACGCGCCGACCCGTTATCTGAAAGTGGTCACTTACCACTTCAGCTCATTGGATCCCACCCACCAGGGTTGCGCTGCCCATGGCAGTGATGATGCTCTGGCCGCATCTTCAGGATTGCGTCGTCTTCACGATTTCCGCGAAGCCGTTGAGAACAGCTTCTGCTGTGGTGCTTCCGTCGATTTGCTGCTGATCGGACTCGACACGGACACCGACGCCATCCGCGTGCATGTTCCTGATGCAGAGGGTGAGATTCGCCTGGATCAATGGCTGTGCGCTTCAGCTCTCTATGAGAGCACCGCACCACTTACACGCCAACAGGCTCTCGAGGCGGTTGAAGCGGCCGTGAGAACGCATGCCTCGTCATCCCCAGATGACGGGATGGTGGCATTCATCACTCGCATGTTGATCAACAACATCTCCCAACAGGATTACGTGCGCTCCCTCCATCGCGGGCCCTACCCCGACGCTGGCCATGCCGAGCGTTTCATTGGTGTGGGCATTGGCTTCAAGGAGGTGCATCTGCGCAATCTCACGTATTTCGCTCACCTCGATACGGTCGAGCAGGGTGCTCCTGATTTGGATGTGGGCGTGAAGATCTTTAAGGGTCTGAATGTCTCCAGGGATCTGCCAATTCCCGTGGTGGTTCGCTTCGACTATTCCGGTCGTGTTCCTGGTGCCCGGGAGCGAGCCATTGCTGATTGCCAACGCATCCAGCAAGCCATCAACGAGCGCTACGCATCGCTGGTGAAGGACGGTCTGCTTCACACCCTTCTCACCATCCGCGACCGCGACCAGCCCCTACCGGCGGTGGCGGTAGGTTCCACACTCGATCCCGTCCAGCAGGAGGCTCACTGA
- a CDS encoding carboxysome peptide A: MLIVKVLKPLVSTNRIPDFEHKHLQVVQDGSAKKVAVDAVGAKPGDWVICVSSSAAREAAGSKSYPSDLTIVGIIDHWEPDPPKPSPSVAPSPAKSTTEPKQGDPS, encoded by the coding sequence ATGCTGATCGTCAAGGTCCTGAAGCCGCTCGTTTCTACGAACCGGATTCCCGATTTCGAACACAAGCATCTGCAGGTGGTGCAAGACGGCAGTGCCAAAAAGGTGGCTGTCGATGCCGTGGGCGCCAAACCCGGTGACTGGGTCATCTGTGTGAGCAGCTCCGCGGCCCGGGAGGCGGCTGGCAGTAAGTCATATCCCAGTGATCTGACCATTGTCGGCATCATTGACCATTGGGAACCCGATCCACCGAAACCCTCTCCCTCAGTGGCACCGTCGCCGGCCAAGTCCACCACGGAGCCCAAACAAGGAGATCCCTCCTAA
- a CDS encoding non-canonical purine NTP pyrophosphatase has product MRTLIIASGNPHKVAEIESMLGPIAIEVQRQPPDLEVEETGSTYLENARLKACAAAERTGCWALADDSGLEVDALDGAPGLFTARFAASDPEKLSRLTEAMQGIPYRSACFRSAMVLCSPDGECDEEAEGFCWGELLQEPAYAGGGIESLFWVREAGCSYGELNTAQLTKLGSRGKAARALAPGLRRRLHLH; this is encoded by the coding sequence TTGCGCACCCTGATCATCGCCAGCGGCAATCCGCACAAGGTTGCTGAAATTGAATCGATGCTCGGGCCGATTGCCATCGAAGTTCAACGCCAACCTCCGGATCTTGAGGTCGAGGAGACGGGATCCACTTACCTGGAGAACGCACGCCTGAAGGCCTGCGCGGCTGCCGAACGCACGGGCTGCTGGGCTCTCGCCGATGATTCGGGTCTGGAAGTGGACGCCCTCGATGGAGCTCCGGGTCTGTTCACTGCCCGATTTGCTGCATCAGATCCCGAGAAGCTGTCGCGCTTGACGGAGGCGATGCAGGGAATCCCCTATCGAAGTGCCTGTTTTCGCAGTGCCATGGTGCTCTGTTCACCGGATGGTGAGTGCGACGAGGAAGCCGAAGGGTTCTGCTGGGGCGAGCTGCTTCAGGAGCCCGCTTATGCCGGAGGCGGCATCGAGTCGCTGTTCTGGGTGCGAGAAGCCGGTTGCAGTTATGGAGAACTGAACACAGCGCAGCTGACCAAGCTCGGTAGTCGAGGCAAAGCTGCTCGAGCGCTTGCACCGGGCCTAAGGCGACGTCTCCATCTGCACTAA
- a CDS encoding form I ribulose bisphosphate carboxylase large subunit, with protein sequence MSKKYDAGVKEYRDTYWTPDYVPLDTDLLACFKCTGQEGVPKEEVAAAVAAESSTGTWSTVWSELLTDLDFYKGRCYRIEDVPGDKESFYAFIAYPLDLFEEGSITNVLTSLVGNVFGFKALRHLRLEDIRFPMAFIKSCYGPPNGIQVERDRMNKYGRPLLGCTIKPKLGLSGKNYGRVVYECLRGGLDFTKDDENINSQPFQRWQNRFEFVAEAIKLSEQETGERKGHYLNVTANTPEEMYERAEFAKELGMPIIMHDFITGGFTANTGLSKWCRKNGMLLHIHRAMHAVIDRHPKHGIHFRVLAKCLRLSGGDQLHTGTVVGKLEGDRQTTLGYIDQLRESFVPEDRSRGNFFDQDWGSMPGVFAVASGGIHVWHMPALVTIFGDDSVLQFGGGTHGHPWGSAAGAAANRVALEACVKARNAGRHLEKESRDILTEAAKHSPELAIALETWKEIKFEFDTVDKLDVQN encoded by the coding sequence ATGAGCAAGAAGTACGACGCTGGGGTCAAGGAGTACAGGGATACCTACTGGACTCCTGATTACGTCCCCCTCGACACCGACCTGCTGGCCTGCTTCAAGTGCACCGGCCAGGAAGGTGTGCCCAAGGAAGAAGTCGCCGCTGCTGTGGCTGCTGAATCCTCCACCGGCACCTGGTCCACTGTGTGGTCCGAGCTCCTCACCGACCTCGACTTTTACAAAGGCCGTTGCTACCGCATCGAAGACGTCCCTGGTGACAAGGAGTCGTTCTATGCCTTCATCGCCTACCCCCTCGACTTGTTCGAAGAGGGTTCCATCACCAACGTCCTGACCTCACTGGTCGGCAACGTGTTTGGTTTCAAGGCGCTGCGCCACCTCCGTCTGGAAGACATCCGCTTCCCGATGGCGTTCATCAAGAGCTGCTACGGCCCGCCGAACGGCATCCAGGTCGAGCGCGACCGCATGAACAAGTACGGCCGCCCTCTGCTGGGTTGCACCATCAAGCCGAAGCTCGGCCTGAGCGGTAAGAACTACGGCCGCGTTGTTTATGAGTGCCTGCGTGGCGGTCTGGACTTCACCAAGGACGACGAGAACATCAACTCCCAGCCCTTCCAGCGTTGGCAGAACCGCTTCGAATTTGTTGCGGAAGCCATCAAGCTGTCCGAGCAGGAGACCGGCGAGCGCAAGGGTCACTACCTCAACGTGACCGCCAACACTCCCGAAGAGATGTATGAGCGCGCTGAGTTCGCCAAGGAACTCGGTATGCCAATCATCATGCACGACTTCATCACTGGTGGCTTCACGGCCAACACCGGTCTGTCGAAGTGGTGCCGTAAGAACGGCATGTTGCTGCACATCCACCGCGCCATGCACGCGGTGATCGACCGTCACCCCAAGCACGGCATCCACTTCCGCGTTCTCGCCAAGTGTCTGCGTCTGTCCGGTGGTGATCAGCTGCACACCGGCACCGTGGTCGGAAAACTGGAAGGTGATCGTCAGACCACCCTTGGTTACATCGACCAGCTGCGCGAATCCTTCGTGCCCGAAGACCGCAGCCGCGGCAACTTCTTCGATCAGGACTGGGGTTCCATGCCTGGCGTGTTTGCCGTTGCTTCCGGCGGTATCCACGTGTGGCACATGCCTGCCCTGGTCACCATTTTCGGCGACGACTCCGTTCTTCAGTTCGGTGGTGGTACCCATGGTCACCCCTGGGGCTCCGCTGCAGGTGCTGCTGCCAACCGTGTGGCCCTCGAGGCTTGCGTCAAGGCACGCAACGCCGGCCGTCATCTCGAGAAAGAGAGCCGCGACATCCTCACGGAAGCCGCGAAGCACAGCCCCGAGCTGGCCATCGCCCTCGAGACCTGGAAGGAAATCAAGTTCGAGTTCGACACCGTCGACAAGCTCGACGTTCAGAACTGA
- a CDS encoding ribulose bisphosphate carboxylase small subunit — MPFQSTVGDYQTVATLETFGFLPPMTQDEIYDQIAYIIAQGWSPLVEHVHPSNCMATYWSYWKLPFFGEKDLNVVVSELEACHRAYPDHHVRIVGYDAYTQSQGACFVVFEGR; from the coding sequence ATGCCTTTCCAGAGCACCGTGGGTGACTATCAAACAGTCGCCACCCTGGAGACCTTCGGCTTTCTCCCGCCGATGACCCAGGACGAGATCTACGACCAGATCGCCTACATCATTGCCCAGGGTTGGAGCCCGCTTGTCGAGCACGTTCACCCCAGCAACTGCATGGCCACTTACTGGTCGTATTGGAAGCTCCCCTTCTTCGGTGAGAAGGATCTCAACGTTGTGGTGAGCGAGCTCGAGGCTTGCCATCGCGCTTATCCCGACCACCACGTGCGCATCGTTGGCTACGACGCTTACACCCAGAGCCAGGGTGCCTGCTTCGTGGTCTTCGAAGGCCGCTGA
- a CDS encoding CsoS2 family carboxysome shell protein, with protein sequence MARLSSRELALERRKALTTSGKKASVAAHGGANRVRTASDARATRTNANADHSDVSVPAAPVAVAPRRSATLSSSTAPVRSQVKAQRHPSRDLVLARREALSRRGKSADTSKDRNRSDVAKQSNPVAASAPQETKSCGCGGKRAAEKTELSAPPAAKVQLTARIERRSAIPKRRAIENPSRALVLARREAMAKHGKTAGKQPTSAAAVARQANPDLTSRELAQQVRELRAKAGARNKQSAGVTRPTGPNRHGAKQAAAADAHWKVGESTTTGGQTVTGTQANRSVKTTGNEASTCRSITGTEYLGAEVFQTFCQSAPEPTTPAKVRVTATSHGNRVTGNEVGRSGKVTGDEPGTCKTVTGTEYISANQAAAYCGASHPSPRKVGHSLTLQGRPVSGVMVGRSASVTGDEAGAARNLTGDQYLGSDPLPEGRPAAKVGLSGTLSGTGVTGTMVGRSAQVTGDEFGSCHRVTGDQYVSAEQVNAFCGSKPEPEAAKVGFSITNRNQVVSGTRTGRSEIVTGDEPGSCQAVTGTPYAGLEQAGQHCGTPAVQAILERTPVRAGTPSAALTGIQPGVGGVMTGDQRGACEAVTGTPYVGADQLAAACGADAPAGTDTHGESPEGAPWTRFSVVSPARAAQQQREARSGVTGTSYEQGNRITGPFDMAGGKVTGTEQFRFDNRDFQNRQQRQFQPTVAVVSEPSEKPASRVTGEGSSTKITGDDWDRGEHVTGTEGASARRRNPSRPGPMSAMSPFERKRNEETEWPVSRVTGSSGNTEKGSLITVSGGARG encoded by the coding sequence ATGGCAAGACTCTCCAGTCGCGAACTCGCACTTGAGCGCCGTAAGGCGCTGACCACTTCCGGTAAGAAAGCGTCTGTCGCCGCTCATGGCGGTGCCAATCGGGTGCGTACCGCCTCTGATGCCAGAGCGACCCGCACCAATGCGAATGCCGACCACTCCGATGTGTCCGTGCCAGCCGCTCCCGTCGCTGTTGCTCCGCGACGTTCGGCAACACTGAGCTCGTCGACCGCTCCTGTTCGTTCCCAGGTGAAGGCCCAGCGCCATCCAAGTCGTGACTTGGTGTTGGCTCGTCGTGAAGCCTTGTCACGTCGTGGCAAATCCGCTGATACCAGCAAAGACCGCAACCGTTCCGATGTTGCGAAGCAGTCGAATCCTGTCGCTGCATCTGCACCTCAGGAGACCAAATCCTGCGGCTGCGGCGGCAAGCGCGCTGCTGAGAAAACTGAGCTCTCCGCACCTCCCGCTGCCAAGGTTCAGTTGACTGCTCGGATCGAGCGCCGGTCGGCAATACCCAAGCGTCGGGCGATCGAGAACCCCAGCCGCGCTCTCGTGCTGGCGCGTCGTGAAGCGATGGCGAAGCATGGCAAGACCGCCGGCAAGCAACCCACCAGTGCTGCTGCCGTCGCCCGTCAGGCCAACCCCGATCTCACGAGTCGTGAGCTGGCACAACAGGTGCGAGAGCTCCGCGCCAAAGCCGGCGCCCGCAACAAGCAGAGTGCTGGTGTGACCCGCCCTACCGGTCCTAACCGTCATGGTGCAAAGCAGGCAGCTGCTGCTGATGCCCACTGGAAAGTGGGTGAAAGCACCACCACTGGAGGCCAGACCGTGACCGGGACTCAGGCCAACCGCTCGGTGAAGACCACCGGCAATGAAGCCAGCACCTGTCGCTCCATCACCGGCACGGAATACCTGGGCGCCGAGGTGTTCCAGACCTTCTGCCAATCTGCTCCTGAGCCGACCACCCCGGCCAAGGTTCGCGTCACCGCGACAAGTCACGGCAACCGTGTCACGGGGAATGAAGTCGGCCGTTCCGGCAAGGTCACCGGTGATGAGCCCGGCACTTGCAAGACGGTGACCGGCACCGAATACATCTCCGCCAACCAAGCCGCTGCTTATTGCGGTGCCTCTCATCCTTCTCCCCGCAAGGTGGGTCACAGCCTCACCCTGCAGGGCCGACCTGTGAGCGGTGTGATGGTCGGTCGTTCCGCCAGCGTCACCGGCGATGAAGCCGGTGCTGCACGCAATCTCACCGGTGATCAGTACTTGGGTTCTGATCCCTTGCCCGAAGGACGACCTGCCGCCAAGGTGGGCCTCTCCGGAACCCTGTCTGGCACTGGTGTGACTGGCACGATGGTGGGCCGCTCGGCGCAGGTCACCGGTGACGAGTTCGGCTCCTGCCACCGCGTGACGGGCGATCAGTACGTCAGTGCTGAGCAGGTGAATGCTTTCTGTGGAAGCAAGCCCGAGCCAGAAGCCGCCAAAGTTGGCTTCAGCATCACCAATCGCAACCAGGTAGTGAGCGGCACCCGTACGGGTCGATCGGAGATTGTGACTGGCGATGAGCCTGGCAGCTGCCAGGCCGTGACCGGAACTCCTTATGCAGGTCTCGAGCAGGCCGGCCAACACTGCGGCACCCCCGCAGTCCAGGCCATCCTTGAGCGCACTCCCGTGCGTGCGGGCACGCCTTCTGCTGCCTTGACCGGCATCCAGCCCGGAGTGGGCGGTGTGATGACGGGTGATCAGCGCGGCGCTTGTGAAGCTGTGACAGGGACCCCTTATGTCGGTGCTGACCAGCTCGCCGCCGCCTGTGGCGCTGATGCTCCTGCCGGCACCGACACCCATGGTGAATCCCCTGAAGGTGCACCCTGGACTCGTTTCAGCGTGGTGTCCCCTGCCCGTGCAGCCCAGCAGCAGCGTGAGGCTCGCTCCGGCGTGACCGGTACGTCCTACGAGCAAGGGAACCGGATCACCGGCCCTTTTGACATGGCTGGCGGCAAGGTGACTGGCACGGAGCAATTCCGCTTCGACAACCGCGACTTTCAAAACCGTCAGCAGCGTCAGTTCCAGCCCACCGTGGCTGTGGTTAGCGAGCCCTCAGAGAAGCCCGCATCCCGGGTGACCGGAGAGGGATCCTCCACCAAGATCACAGGTGATGACTGGGATCGTGGTGAGCATGTCACGGGTACCGAGGGTGCTTCGGCTCGTCGTCGTAACCCCAGCCGCCCTGGCCCGATGAGCGCCATGTCTCCTTTCGAGCGCAAGCGCAACGAGGAAACTGAATGGCCTGTGAGCCGTGTGACCGGTTCCAGCGGCAACACTGAAAAGGGGTCCCTGATCACCGTCTCCGGTGGCGCAAGGGGTTGA
- a CDS encoding NAD(P)H-quinone oxidoreductase subunit F, producing the protein MTSALSLPLQTAWLIPLYGFAGMLVSLPWAFGWFRRDAHRPPAYLNILLTLIAVIHGSLVLRDVMATGPAVIGMPWLTVGDLNLEISFSLSLTNVSALELITGLSLLSQLYSLGYMDKEWALARFFALLGFFEGAMSGVVLSDSLFQSYFLLEMLTLSTYLLVGFWYAQPLVVTAARDAFLTKRVGDVMLLMSVVALTAWSGVTGFQDLYAWSARDTLTPLAATLLGLGLIAGPTGKCAQFPMHLWLDEAMEGPNPASILRNSVVVTCGAIVLLKVMPLLQHAPVTLVVLQVIGVISAIGGSLVSIAQVDIKRTLSYSTTAYLGLVFIAISLQVPVLALLLLYAHAVSKALLSMSVGGVIASTNCQDITELGGLGGRMPATTGSFLVGGAGLVGLLPLGGFLCFAQAVELVGARATIFVPVFLITNALTALNLTRVFRQVFLGPSLAKTRRAAEVNWQMALPMVALTVIVLLTPLLLIRLESLDGLLAFPASAAALVVASGTSGLLVGALIPLNKAWSRSLNPILRWFQDLLSNDFYTERFYRVTIVNVVATFSRLAGWFDRNAVDGVLHGLARFSLSSSEGLKLSISGQSQSYVLTVIAAIVLLLMSLSWVLQ; encoded by the coding sequence TTGACTTCAGCACTTTCGCTGCCCCTTCAGACCGCCTGGCTGATCCCTTTGTATGGATTTGCTGGGATGCTCGTGTCCCTCCCCTGGGCATTCGGCTGGTTTCGGCGTGACGCCCATCGTCCTCCGGCCTATCTCAATATCCTGCTCACCCTGATCGCCGTCATCCACGGCAGTCTGGTGCTGAGGGATGTGATGGCGACGGGCCCTGCTGTGATTGGCATGCCCTGGCTCACGGTGGGTGATCTCAATCTTGAGATCAGCTTCAGCCTCTCCCTGACCAACGTGTCAGCACTCGAGCTGATCACCGGGCTCAGCCTGCTTTCCCAGCTGTATTCCCTCGGCTACATGGACAAGGAATGGGCTTTGGCTCGTTTCTTTGCGTTGCTGGGTTTCTTTGAGGGAGCCATGTCGGGTGTGGTGTTGAGCGACTCGCTGTTCCAGAGCTACTTCCTGCTGGAAATGCTGACTCTGTCCACCTATCTGTTGGTGGGTTTCTGGTACGCCCAGCCTCTGGTAGTCACCGCCGCTCGGGATGCATTCCTCACCAAGCGCGTCGGTGATGTGATGTTGCTGATGAGTGTGGTGGCACTCACGGCCTGGTCAGGTGTGACCGGTTTTCAGGATCTCTATGCCTGGTCTGCGCGCGACACGCTCACGCCTCTCGCGGCCACACTGCTTGGCCTTGGCTTGATCGCTGGCCCCACCGGCAAGTGTGCTCAGTTCCCCATGCATCTCTGGCTTGATGAGGCCATGGAGGGTCCCAATCCGGCGTCGATTCTGCGCAACTCAGTGGTGGTGACCTGCGGCGCGATCGTGCTGCTGAAGGTGATGCCTCTGCTGCAACATGCTCCCGTCACGCTTGTGGTGCTCCAGGTGATTGGCGTGATCAGCGCGATCGGTGGTTCCCTTGTGTCGATTGCCCAGGTTGATATCAAGCGCACCCTCTCGTATTCCACAACGGCTTATCTCGGCTTGGTGTTCATCGCGATCTCTCTGCAGGTGCCCGTTCTTGCTCTGCTGTTGCTGTACGCCCACGCTGTCTCCAAAGCCCTGCTCTCCATGAGTGTGGGGGGTGTGATTGCCTCCACTAACTGCCAGGACATCACAGAACTTGGTGGCCTTGGCGGTCGGATGCCGGCCACAACCGGTTCCTTCCTCGTGGGAGGCGCCGGTCTGGTGGGCCTGCTGCCGCTCGGAGGCTTTCTCTGCTTCGCTCAGGCCGTGGAACTGGTGGGAGCCAGGGCAACAATCTTTGTTCCCGTTTTTCTGATCACCAACGCACTGACGGCTCTAAATCTCACCCGGGTGTTCCGCCAGGTGTTCCTCGGCCCCTCGCTGGCGAAGACCCGACGGGCTGCAGAGGTCAACTGGCAGATGGCCTTGCCCATGGTCGCGCTCACGGTGATCGTGCTGCTGACGCCTCTGCTTCTCATCCGGCTGGAATCCCTGGATGGTCTGCTCGCATTCCCTGCCTCCGCAGCTGCTCTCGTAGTCGCTAGCGGTACCTCTGGGCTGCTGGTTGGCGCCCTCATTCCCCTCAACAAGGCCTGGTCGCGCTCCCTGAACCCGATCCTCCGCTGGTTCCAGGATCTGCTGTCCAACGACTTCTACACGGAGCGTTTTTACCGGGTCACGATCGTGAATGTCGTCGCAACGTTTTCCCGACTGGCTGGATGGTTTGATCGCAATGCCGTTGACGGGGTGCTGCACGGGCTTGCCCGCTTCTCCCTTTCCAGTTCAGAGGGTCTGAAACTGAGCATCAGTGGTCAGTCTCAGTCGTATGTGCTCACCGTGATCGCCGCCATTGTGCTGCTGCTCATGTCCCTGAGCTGGGTGCTGCAGTGA
- a CDS encoding BMC domain-containing protein: MNRFAGFDARERRVGGSALVTGTEVNPSASGASCVVTTDSESSRFTRRNSHVQSIELRTHVFIDSLQPQLAAYMGSVSQGFLPIPGDACLWMEVSPGMAVHRVTDIALKASNVRLGQMVVERAFGSMALYHRDQSTVLHSGDVVLEAIGSSIEQRSPAEVSWTEVIRAITPDHAVLINRQNRRGSMIEAGMSMFILETEPAGYVLIAANEAEKASNITLVDVKAVGAFGRLTLAGREGDVEEAAAAAMRAIDMVNRRSTQR; this comes from the coding sequence ATGAATCGTTTCGCCGGCTTCGACGCCAGGGAGCGGCGGGTCGGCGGAAGCGCTCTCGTCACTGGAACGGAGGTCAATCCCTCCGCCAGTGGTGCAAGCTGCGTGGTCACCACCGATTCGGAGTCTTCACGCTTCACGCGGCGGAACAGCCATGTGCAGTCGATTGAACTGCGCACGCATGTCTTCATCGATTCACTGCAGCCACAACTCGCGGCCTATATGGGTTCCGTGAGCCAAGGTTTCCTTCCCATACCGGGAGATGCCTGCCTCTGGATGGAGGTGTCACCTGGTATGGCTGTGCACCGTGTCACAGATATTGCCCTCAAGGCCAGCAACGTGCGCCTCGGTCAGATGGTGGTGGAGCGGGCCTTCGGATCCATGGCCCTGTATCACCGCGATCAGAGCACGGTGCTCCATTCCGGAGATGTGGTGCTGGAGGCTATCGGCAGCTCCATCGAGCAGCGCAGTCCCGCTGAAGTGAGCTGGACCGAAGTGATCCGAGCCATCACGCCCGACCATGCGGTGTTGATCAATCGTCAGAACCGCCGCGGTTCGATGATCGAAGCAGGGATGAGCATGTTCATTCTGGAAACTGAACCGGCCGGCTACGTGTTGATCGCCGCAAACGAAGCCGAAAAGGCATCGAACATCACCCTTGTGGACGTGAAGGCGGTGGGTGCTTTCGGTCGCCTCACCCTTGCCGGCCGGGAAGGTGATGTGGAGGAGGCGGCTGCAGCGGCCATGCGGGCCATCGACATGGTGAATCGACGCTCCACCCAGCGTTGA
- a CDS encoding BMC domain-containing protein yields MATPAPRRRSSASSSASARASQAAKTSSSSSAAKPAASKADAAASSATVDVTPVASSKSTTTTRRSTTARASASRASTTRSTTRSASGASGSGGASKAVASAPQPSVQGIALGMIETRGMVPAIEAADAMTKAAEVQLISREYVGGGYVTVMVRGETGAVNAAVRAGADACERVGDGLVAAHIIARPHQEVEPALVATNVRRRS; encoded by the coding sequence ATGGCCACTCCTGCTCCCCGTCGTCGCTCGTCTGCTTCCTCTTCGGCATCCGCTCGAGCGTCTCAGGCAGCCAAGACATCGTCGTCCAGCTCTGCCGCCAAGCCTGCTGCGAGCAAGGCAGATGCAGCGGCGTCTTCGGCCACCGTCGATGTGACGCCTGTGGCCAGCAGCAAATCCACGACGACGACCCGTCGCAGCACCACGGCACGTGCCAGTGCCTCCCGTGCGTCGACCACCCGCAGCACCACGCGTAGCGCGTCTGGTGCGTCGGGATCGGGCGGTGCTTCCAAAGCTGTCGCCTCAGCTCCCCAGCCGTCAGTGCAGGGCATAGCCCTGGGCATGATCGAGACCCGCGGCATGGTCCCCGCCATCGAAGCCGCTGACGCGATGACAAAGGCGGCGGAAGTTCAGCTGATTAGCCGTGAGTATGTGGGCGGTGGTTACGTCACGGTGATGGTGCGTGGTGAAACCGGTGCTGTGAACGCTGCAGTGCGGGCTGGTGCCGATGCCTGTGAACGTGTCGGCGACGGTCTCGTGGCCGCCCATATCATTGCGCGCCCTCACCAAGAGGTTGAACCCGCCCTCGTCGCTACCAATGTGCGACGACGCAGCTGA